TCGGGCGTCCCGCCGCTGCCGGACCTCTCGCCGCAGGCCCCGATGCCGCGCTGCCTGCGCACCGTCCTGCGCGGCGAGACGATCTACACCCACGTCCCGGAGGACGACGAGATCGTCTGAGCACCCGGGCGCCCCTCGGGGCGCGGGGCAGGAGGGGACAGGCTGTTGCTGGACCGGGAACTTCCCGATCTGCCGGTGCGCGCGGTGCTCGACGACGTCACCGGCGCGCTGGCCGAGCACGGCACCGCGGTGCTGGTGGCCCCGCCCGGCACGGGCAAGACCACGCTGGTCCCGCTCGCGCTGGCCGCGCAGGGGCTGCGGGTCGTGGTCGCCGAGCCGCGGCGGCTGGCCGCGCGGGCCGCGGCGCAGCGCATGGCGACGTTGCTCGGTGAGGACGTGGGGCAGCGCGTGGGCTACGCGGTGCGCGGCGACCGCCGCCGGAGCGCGCGCACGGTGGTCGAGGTGGTGACCTCCGGGCTGCTCGTGCGGCGGTTGCAGGGCGATCCCGAGCTGTCCGGTGTGGACGTGGTGGTGCTCGACGAGTGCCACGAGCGCCACCTGGACGCCGACCTGCTGCTGGCCCTGCTGCTCGACGCGCGTGCGGGGCTGCGCCCGGACCTGCGGTTGCTGGCGACGTCGGCGACGGTCGCCGCCGGGCGCGTCGCTGAGCTGCTCGGGGACGCGCCGGTGCTGGAGGCGCACGCGCGCACGCACCCGGTGCGCACCGCGCACGTGCCGCCGAACCGCGGGGAGCGGATCGAGGCCTGCGTCGCGCGGGCCGTGGGCACGGCGCTGGCGGAGCAGGACGGTGACGTGCTGGCCTTCCTGCCCGGTGCCGCGGAGATCCGCCGGGTCGCCGGGTACCTCGACGGGTCCGATGTGGACGTGCTGCCGCTGCACGGGCGGTTGCCGCGCGGGCAGCAGGACGCCGCGCTGCGCGTGGGTGACCGGCGCCGGGTGGTGCTGGCGACGGCGGTCGCCGAGTCGAGCCTGACGGTGCCGGGCGTGCGCGCGGTGGTGGACTCCGGCTTGGCCCGGGTGTCCAGGGTGGACACCCGGCGCGGGCTGTCCGGCCTGGCCACCGTGCGGGTCTCGGCGGCGGTCGCCGACCAGCGCGCCGGTCGCGCCGGGCGGCAGGGACCCGGTGTGGTCTACCGCTGCTGGCCGGAGCACGAGCACAGCACGCTCCCGGCCCACCTGGAGCCGGAGATCCGCACCGCGGACCTGACCCGGCTGGCGCTGGAGTTGGCGTGCTGGGGCACGCCGGACGGTGCGGCGCTGGAGTGGTGGGACGCGCCGCCGGCCGGTGCGCTGGCCGCCGGCCGGGAGGTGCTGCGCGGCCTCGGCGCCCTGGACGCGTCCGGGGCGGTGACCGAGCGCGGGCGCCGGATGGCCGGGCTCGGCCTGCACCCGAGGCTGGCCCGCGCGCTGCTCGACGGCGCCGAGCGGGCGGGGACCGGCGTCGCCGCCGAGGTCGTCGCGCTGCTCGACGACGACGCGCTGGCCGGCGAGGTCGACGTGGACAGCGCGCTGGCGAGGCTGCGGCGCGGCGGGCCGGGCAGCGAGCGGTGGCGCCGCGAGGTCCGCCGGCTCCGCTCGCTGGTGCCGGAGCACCGCGGGAACGGTGACGCGGCGCTGGTCGTCGCGCTCGCGCAGCCGGAGCGCCTGGCGCGGCGCCGGGACGCCGAGTCGGCGGTCTACCTGATGGCGTCCGGGACGGCCGTGCAGCTGCCCGCCGGTGCCGGCGTGCGCGGGGCGGAGTGGCTCGCGGTCGCCGTCGCCGACCGGTCGCCGGGCAGCGCCCACGGCACCGTCCGGCTGGCCGCGCCCGCGGACGAGGAGCTGGCCCGCGACGCCGCGCCCGCCCTGGTCACCACCGCCGACGAGGTGGGCTGGGTGGACGGCGACGTGCGGGCGGTCCGCGTCGAGCGGCTCGGTGCGATCACGCTGGCGGAGCGGCCGATCCGCGACCCCGATCCCGCCGCGGTGCGCCGCGCGCTGCTGGAGGGGCTGCGCACCGAGGGCCTGGAGCTGCTGGACTGGAGCGACGGGGCGCGGCGGCTGCGGCAGCGCCTGGCGTTCCTGCACGCCACCCTGGGCGATCCGTGGCCCGCGGTCGACGACGCGTCGCTGCTGTCCGCGGTGGACACCTGGCTGGAGCCGGAGCTGAGCGCCGCCCGCCGCCGCGCGGACCTGCGGATCCCGGCGGCGACGGCGTTGCGGCGCCTGGTGCCGTGGTCGGTGGCCGGGCGCCTGGACGAGCTGGCGCCGGAG
This region of Saccharopolyspora hordei genomic DNA includes:
- the hrpB gene encoding ATP-dependent helicase HrpB: MLDRELPDLPVRAVLDDVTGALAEHGTAVLVAPPGTGKTTLVPLALAAQGLRVVVAEPRRLAARAAAQRMATLLGEDVGQRVGYAVRGDRRRSARTVVEVVTSGLLVRRLQGDPELSGVDVVVLDECHERHLDADLLLALLLDARAGLRPDLRLLATSATVAAGRVAELLGDAPVLEAHARTHPVRTAHVPPNRGERIEACVARAVGTALAEQDGDVLAFLPGAAEIRRVAGYLDGSDVDVLPLHGRLPRGQQDAALRVGDRRRVVLATAVAESSLTVPGVRAVVDSGLARVSRVDTRRGLSGLATVRVSAAVADQRAGRAGRQGPGVVYRCWPEHEHSTLPAHLEPEIRTADLTRLALELACWGTPDGAALEWWDAPPAGALAAGREVLRGLGALDASGAVTERGRRMAGLGLHPRLARALLDGAERAGTGVAAEVVALLDDDALAGEVDVDSALARLRRGGPGSERWRREVRRLRSLVPEHRGNGDAALVVALAQPERLARRRDAESAVYLMASGTAVQLPAGAGVRGAEWLAVAVADRSPGSAHGTVRLAAPADEELARDAAPALVTTADEVGWVDGDVRAVRVERLGAITLAERPIRDPDPAAVRRALLEGLRTEGLELLDWSDGARRLRQRLAFLHATLGDPWPAVDDASLLSAVDTWLEPELSAARRRADLRIPAATALRRLVPWSVAGRLDELAPERVEVPSGSRIQVDYTDHPVLPVKLQEVFGWSEAPRIADGRVPLVLHLLSPAGRPAAVTSDLRSFWANGYHQVRAELRGRYPKHPWPEDPTTATPTRRTKRS